The stretch of DNA AAATCTTTTGAGAAACattttctccctaaaaaaatTATGTGGAAGTTAAATTTTTGGACTCCGTTTCATTCTTCAGTCTTATGAAGAAATTGTCCCAGACTATTGCACTCATTGCAATTTCGTTGTCTATGCATCCCAAAGAGCCAGCGATTCCCATGAAATTGAAGCTGTCTACACTGTAGGTGAAATATCAATTTAACCAAATGTTAAGAATCCAAATAATGTTAAACAAGAGAAGAATGCTTGGCAGATTGGTCTCATCTAGAACTTGCAGGGAGATAGCAAAACCAGTGTGATAAAGGGAGAAATTCGGCAAACAAATGATAACAGCACAAAATCTCTGAAATGGTGTTATCTGTGTTCATTAGAGTTATGATACAGGATATATCTGATATTAACATGGTGGTAAGAACTTTCCAATAAATAGTTCTAGGATGACTAGCTAGCAATCTAAGAAGAAATCAATGTCAAATCTCCTCTCATACCAAAGGCCTTAAAAGTATCttgatggaaaaaaagaaatgacagcaAGATTggatttttgaaagagagaggagactcagaggagcagTATAAGTTCATAAGAAGTAGCTAATTTACAAAAGAAACTgttggttatttaaaaatgtatacaaatgtcTAATCCTGATCTCAGGATTTTCTCACCAACAATATAaggaaaattaagtaaaaaattaagtaaaaattaagCAGCCATCAAACACtggaagaggaaaaatatttgaaaaatgttaagCAGTGTgacagttaattttatgtgtcagcttaGCCAGGCCACAGTAACCAGATATTTCatcaaacattattctagatgtttctgGGAAGGTATGTTTAACCTGAGGTTACAGGCATTTAACCTGAGGTTACAGGCATTTTACCATGTGGATTAGTGGACTTTGAGGAAAGCAGTTACCCTCCATtctgtgggtgggcctcatcctaTCAGTAGAAGACCTTAGTAGAAAAACACTGAACTCCCACAATCAGAAGGAATTCTGCCTGCAGACTGCCTTTGAACTTGAAACGCAACTCTTTCTAGGGTTCCCAACTTCTTGGCTCTGTTTTTGGAAAATGCTGACTCACACAGTCTGGGAAACACGTGTTTCCAAGCATTGTCTGTCTCCTAACTTTTTCtacctggtggaggggaggacAAGACAGCAAGGCACAGAAGTCTGTGGAAATTTCACTAAGGCCTGGGTAACCCCAAACTGCAGAGCAGCAAATCCAAATGTTGAGTGTGTTCCCTAAGGAAGAGATGAGAGACCCCTCCACAATGGCAGGCCCTCCTGCTACCTTAGCAATTCATACCTCCTGCTCGATGAAATACCTCAATGAAAATATTGTGCTGATTATAATAATTCATTTCAAATTATACCAAAACTGATCCattggaataaataaaatgtcactaGCTCTCAGGTTACAACGATACTATTCATTCACGTTCTTTAGCTTGTATCAACTTTCTCTCTTCTGCTACACCTAGGTAGAATTTTTACTAATGCGTGAAAAGATGTCAAGAtcacaattgaaaaatatccaaaGAGAATATTGTTCTGTTTAATAATAGTTGAAAAACTAATAATAGTTGATgtttgcccagccggcgtggctcagtggttgagcatagacccttgaaccaggaggtcagggcacatgcccaggttgtgggattgatccgcAGTAggagatatgcaggaggcagccaatcagtgatcatcattgatgtttctacctctctctccctctcccttcctctctgagatcaatgaaaatatattaaaagtaataacAATAGCTGATGTTTGATATTAGGAACAAATCTGTGAAACTTGAATTGCACTATTAAGAGTTGTGTACCTCATGTTTAATGACATTTTCCTGATTGCCATGGAGGTCCATTCCTGGATTGGCAGCTCTACCTGCCCCCTGGAGTCCCATAGTGTGTGGAAGGGGTGACTCAGAGGGAGGCTCTGGTCTGCACAGTATGCTGTAGGCAGAGGCTACACCTTCTCTGTCCCTTTAACAGCCCAGTGCTGAAGAGTCCATGCCCTGCCTGAAGCCGGAGACTCTCTTTGTAATATACACAAGGGTAAGGAGACAGGCTCCTGACAGCTGTCTGTTGCCAAGGAATAGGCTTTTGTAGCACAAAGGGGCGTCCCCAGGAAGTGGAGGCTTTCTGTCTAGAGCTGAACCCTGTCCTCCTCTTGGAGGCTGCCCTGTAGCCCGTGGCCACCAGGGGGCTGTCTTCCCTGAGAGGGGTGTCATTTCCCCACCCACACCCTGGATCttgctttctgtttctgtttAGCTACAGGTACTATTACATCATATTCAACAGACACTAAGGAAAGCCTCTCTTGCAGATGTTTCTGCAAAACCTAGAAATGTTAGTCAACTTTCGCTTTCAACTTGTGAAGTTCTGCTCTTTAGGGAAACCTTGCAGCGGAAACCACAAGGACCAAGAAGCAGTTGTGTGATTGGGTGGAGAGGTCACGAGAGTGAATGACAAGGGTGCTGTGGGGATTTctgctgggagggagggcgggaaggcgTGTGGCAGGGGCCAGAATCATTAAACATCATGTTCTTCTGTCCTTTATCCAGGCATTTATTCCCCTTTctcaaaaattaatacaaatcaTCCTTTcatcactgaaaaaaaataagacacttCTTTTAAATGAACAGCAGTTTTTCAGCCTTCTCTAGAATTCACGACAGAATTCCGTTTTTCAGCAGCCTCCTTTGTAGGTCAGTTACTGAACTGATACAGGTCCTAAGatgtttgagagagagacaaataatATCCTTCTATATAGCTGTCTGAAGAAAACCAGGAAAATACCTACCATATTTAAAGTTCCTTTTCTGTGGAAGATCTGATGCTAAGTGCCTTGAAATGAGTAAGTTCATTTAATAGtcacaaaaaaatgtaaatgttttgaaCTTGTTTGATAATgtgtgggaaaactgaggcttagaaagatAAAGTGGGTTGCTCAACATCACACAAATGTTCAAGCAGAATAGAATTTCAACAAAAAATTCCATATCGTGGATTTTGggtatactttttcttttttttttgtattctggaTTTCTGCTATAATTGTTCAATCTGTTTATACTCCTGAATTATACACAACTTGTCCTGCTCTGTGGAtttccattgtttattttctgttttcagctgattaaaaaaaaatgtttttaatcctcacccaaggatatttttccattgatttttagagagagtggaagagagagggaaaggcagagagaaatattgatgtgatattaatgtgagagaaacacatcaaagacagagaaatattgatgtgagagaaacatgctGCTGCACGTGCCCCCACCGCtgggggcccaggccggggaggagcctgcagccgaggtgcatgcccttgactagaatcgaaccttggTTCCTTTAGTCCCcgggccaaccctctatccactgagccaaaccagctagggctgttttcagCTGATTTTAACCATTATTATTTTACCTTAAGTATTCATAACATTAGGAAATATTCATAACATTAGGAAAAATTACCGAGCATATTAACCCTTACCTTATCCAGCTCTACCAGAAAATGGAATGCGTTAAAGAGCTGCTGTAGTAAACCAGTGTCACAATGAAGTCAATTAAGTAACTTAATTAATAATTCCTGGAATCATTATATTATCAGCAgtctttagatcagtggttctcaacctttctaatgcctcaaccctttaatacagttcctcatgttgtggtgacccccaaccataaaattattttcgttgctacttcataactgtaattttgctactgataatgaatcgtaatgtaaatatctgtgttttccgatattTAGCACTGACCatgagtggtcggcaaactgcggcttgcgagcaaactgcggctctttggccccttgagtgtggttcttccacaaaataccacgtgtgggcgtgcatgtacagtgtgattgaaacttcatggcccatgggcagaagtcggttttcagctctcaaaagaaatttcaattgttgtactgttgatatttgactctgttgactaatgagtttgccaaccactgtcctaaaaGATCTCCTAGATTCGGTGAAATACTCAAGGAGAAAGAAATCACTTTATCCAACCTTCTTTCCTACGTATCTAGTCAAGTCCCTATCATTTCAGGAGCTCAGTCAATATTCATGAAAAGGATAATCATGGTAATAATATGAGAAAGAATAATATCAACATATAATTCATAGCTATGTTCATGTAACTCATGTTTAGAAGAGCACAATAGAGCTAAAGTTACGTTGTAAACACTTCATGATTCTATAAGGGAAATTATGATTGAATCTGGTGTGagctgctattttaaaaaataattcacttgGTTGTGGGATATTTTCTTCAATATATATTTTCGGTATTTAGAATAGCAGGATGAGAATCCTGGGCCTGGTCATAAATGGAAGACCCATTCATTATTATTTCCCTTAAGGACCTGCAAGATGTTGCCCAATCATACTTATTTCCCTCAGGTGATGAAGAAACAACTTGAAATTGGCCATGTGCCTCGAGACCTCAACTGAACATATGTGGCCATTTTCCAACATTGGTCTTTACCTCTGGGAATCAACCTGAATGCTTCTTTCAAAAGGTCCATGATGCTGGGAACTCTAACCAGTGACGTCCATGCCTTCTCCCCCAGGTTTTAATTTCTGCAATCACTTTCAGTGTTGTTCTTGATGATGATTAACAAGAACATTGGTTATTTTTTTCACCAAGAAATCTTTAGTGCAAATAGAATAAAGATAAAGAGTAGTTTTATTCAATAACTTTATGTCCTGTTCCATTGATTAGCAGATTAGAGTCCATTTCTCAATTTCTTTGCACTTAATGCGTCACTTGAGAAGAGGTTCAGACCAACTAATGGAGCGTAAGTGATATAGCCCTGTACTCTCCTGGCCTTAAAAACATCTCATGTGATCACCTCTAATTTCCTTCTGTACAACTGGGTAGGATAGACTGGAGTTCCCAGAGAAATTTGGCAACACATGTTGAATATGGCAAAGATTCAAAATAGAAGGTGCCCATGATCTTCAGTCACTATTTAAACAAAGCCAAACAGAAGAGTCCTCTGATCGGGAGTGCTTGCATTGTGCTCTTATACAAATGAAAACTAAAGTTCTATGATGATCAGTGTGTGGGTAGTTTTCTGTTGATCAGTTACAAGAGCCAGCGTGAACTTAACTGGCAAatgttttaaacaaaacattATCCTGAAAaacctttccatttaaaaaaattggaatgTACAGTTTAGAAACAAGAAATAGGGCATACCTCCTCCAACACTTTCCTCCCAAAAGAttgaacagataaaaaaaaattatgtcataAAATTGCTTATTTAAGAAAGCAGATCATGTACCTCTGTCTAAACATCATTTTGTAAATTCATGATatacaagatatttttaaaataacccctTGATTTGGGTTCCAGGTATTTCTCAGCTGGTGCAGAAATGTGAGTGGAGATTGTTTGGGGATTAACAAACAATGCAGTTGAAGAGAGTCACCAGGATAAATTTCTCCTGCATTTGTTGACGTTCCCTTGAGGATTGCTACAGGACTAAAAGGTGGACTGTCACCTCCACTCTGAGGACCTCCCAGGCACAGAAGCTGTAGTTCTTCCCTCTCAGGTAGTGATGGATGCTTTGGAAGTACTTCCGGACGAGAATTCCCACACTGGGACAAGCCcgattttctccttccctctgctccaggtGCTCCAGGCTGTGATGAAGGCTGGAGAGGAGTTGAGAGAGGAGGGTGTGGTCCCATGCAGCGAGGCTGTGGTGTGTTGTGAAGAGGCTGAGGATCTGCAGGAGCATCAGATGGTGGAAACAGGTATGTTGTGTCTTCTGCATCTGGGTGATTGTCCCCCTATTCCAAGGAAATTTGAAGTCGTTTCTGTGATCCAGGCATAGGTGAGGCGGGGTCCTTTGCAGTTGCCTCAAAAGATTGAAGACTCTCAGGGTGTCTCCTCTATGGATCCAAAGTAAGATCTCCTCAAGAGA from Eptesicus fuscus isolate TK198812 chromosome 15, DD_ASM_mEF_20220401, whole genome shotgun sequence encodes:
- the LOC129151552 gene encoding interferon omega-1-like gives rise to the protein MAQIHLWLVAGAMLCSSPAGSLEEILLWIHRGDTLRVFNLLRQLQRTPPHLCLDHRNDFKFPWNRGTITQMQKTQHTCFHHLMLLQILSLFTTHHSLAAWDHTLLSQLLSSLHHSLEHLEQREGENRACPSVGILVRKYFQSIHHYLRGKNYSFCAWEVLRVEVTVHLLVL